In the genome of Pontibacter actiniarum, the window ATAAAGACTGGAACTGGATAAGCAAGTACAACACCGAGGGCGTGGAGATGGAGAACATCTCAGACGAGATGTCGCTGTTTGCCGTGCAGGGCCCAAGAACCGCTGAGGCACTGCAGTCGCTGACGAAGATCGACCTGCCGAACATGGTATACTATACTTTTGACAAAGGAGAGTTTGCCGGTGTGCAGGATGTGATCGTTTCGGCTACAGGCTACACGGGGTCGGGTGGTTTTGAGATCTACGTGAAAAACGAAGACGCAAAAAAAGTATTTGACGCCATAATGGAAGCCGGCAAACCGTACGGCATTAAGCCGATTGGCCTGGGTGCCCGCGACACGCTGCGCCTGGAGATGGGCTTCTGCCTCTACGGCAACGACATCAACGACACCACCTCACCGATCGAGGCCGGCCTGGGCTGGATCACCAAGTTCGACAAAGACTTTACCAACGCTGCCAACCTGAAGGCTCAGAAGGAGCAGGGCATCAGCCGCAAACTGGTAGGCTTTGAGATGCTGGAGAAAGCCATTCCGCGTGCGCACTACGAGATTGTGAACGCAGAAGGGGAGAAGATCGGAGAAGTAACGTCCGGCACGATGTCTCCCTCTATGGGCAAAGGTATCGGCATGGGCTACGTGGCCAAAGACTACAGCAAAGCCGGCACCGAAATCTTCGTCCGCATCCGCAACAAAGACATAAAGGCAGAGGTCGTGAAGCTGCCTATTTATAAAAAGTAATTATTGGTGATCCGCCGGTCGTTGCCCGGGAGGGTAAACCTGCCCTCCCGGGCAACGACCGGCGGTAAACAAAAAGGTATGGCAAGTATAGATGTGTGTTTCAGCCCTGAGCTGCTGCACCTGTATGATTTGAAGGGAAAGGCTGTTGTGGCTGTGGATATACTGCGCGCCACCTCTACCATGGTAACCGCTTTTGCACACGGGGTCGCCAATATTTTCCCGGTAATGGACCTGGAGGAGTGCCGCGGTTACGCTGCGCAGGGGTGCCTGACGGCAGCTGAGCGCAACGGCATCAAGGCAGAGGGCTTTGACCTGGGCAACTCGCCCTTCGGCTACATGGGCGGAAGCGTGCAGGGCCGGGACATTGCGATCACCACCACCAACGGCACCCGCGCGATCCGTTTGTCAGAGGCGGCAGAGGAGATTATTGTGGGGGCCTTTCTGAACCTGCAGGCCGTGGCCGATTACCTGGCGGCGCTGCAGCTGGATGTGCTGGTGGTATGCGCCGGGTGGAAAGGGCAGTTTAACCTGGAGGATACGCTGTTTGCCGGGGCGCTGGTGGAGCGCCTGCAGGGCAAGTTCTCAACCGAGAACGACAGCACCCTGGCTGCGCTGTACCTGTACCAGACAGCTAAAGCCGATTTAGTCGCATTCCTGCGCCAGTCCTCGCACGTACGCAGGCTGGAGCACCTGGAAATCCACAAAGACATTGAGTTCTGCCTGCGCCACGATGCATTCAA includes:
- the gcvT gene encoding glycine cleavage system aminomethyltransferase GcvT — encoded protein: MELKKIALNDVHEALGAKMVPFAGYNMPVRYSSDIEEHKTVREAVGIFDVSHMGEFILRGPKALDLIQRVTSNDAAKLDDGKVQYSCLPNENGGIVDDLLVYRLSAEEYLLVVNASNIDKDWNWISKYNTEGVEMENISDEMSLFAVQGPRTAEALQSLTKIDLPNMVYYTFDKGEFAGVQDVIVSATGYTGSGGFEIYVKNEDAKKVFDAIMEAGKPYGIKPIGLGARDTLRLEMGFCLYGNDINDTTSPIEAGLGWITKFDKDFTNAANLKAQKEQGISRKLVGFEMLEKAIPRAHYEIVNAEGEKIGEVTSGTMSPSMGKGIGMGYVAKDYSKAGTEIFVRIRNKDIKAEVVKLPIYKK
- a CDS encoding 2-phosphosulfolactate phosphatase is translated as MASIDVCFSPELLHLYDLKGKAVVAVDILRATSTMVTAFAHGVANIFPVMDLEECRGYAAQGCLTAAERNGIKAEGFDLGNSPFGYMGGSVQGRDIAITTTNGTRAIRLSEAAEEIIVGAFLNLQAVADYLAALQLDVLVVCAGWKGQFNLEDTLFAGALVERLQGKFSTENDSTLAALYLYQTAKADLVAFLRQSSHVRRLEHLEIHKDIEFCLRHDAFNVLPVWRQDRLVDLALELES